Proteins encoded within one genomic window of Granulicella pectinivorans:
- a CDS encoding phosphatidylinositol-specific phospholipase C1-like protein, producing the protein MTRIATMMLALAATGTAMAQGTMAEQDKHVKVNEIQVIGSHNSYHAGFAPSERKWMEAHAAKALHALDYKHAPLADQLDGGVRQLEIDVFADAKGGKYAHPKITAMVAKDGLPADPELDPNHELDKPGFKVMHMQDIDQRSVCHTFVVCLTQVRTWSKAHPQHLPLFLLIETKEGEMKEMPEAVKTEPFTKEVFDALDAEILSVFPKDEIVTPDDVRGRAATLNAAITKKGWPTLEKTRGKVIFLMDQRKVEGIYTDGHPSLKGRILFTNAEPGLPDAAFTEENNGSAERINGLVKQGYLVRTRTDEGTEAARTNDTSRRDLSLSTGAQIISTDYPGSEPSPWTPYVVKLPDGLAGRCNPLIAPKGCDDHLLEPVR; encoded by the coding sequence ATGACACGGATTGCGACGATGATGTTGGCGCTGGCGGCTACGGGTACAGCCATGGCACAGGGCACGATGGCCGAGCAGGACAAGCATGTGAAGGTGAACGAGATTCAGGTGATCGGCTCGCACAACAGCTACCATGCGGGCTTTGCGCCGAGCGAGCGGAAGTGGATGGAGGCGCACGCGGCGAAGGCGCTGCACGCGCTGGATTATAAGCATGCTCCGCTGGCGGACCAGCTCGATGGCGGTGTGCGGCAGCTTGAGATCGATGTCTTTGCCGATGCGAAGGGTGGTAAGTATGCGCATCCGAAGATTACGGCGATGGTGGCGAAGGATGGGCTGCCTGCGGATCCTGAACTGGATCCGAATCATGAACTGGACAAGCCCGGCTTCAAGGTAATGCATATGCAGGACATCGACCAGCGCAGTGTGTGCCATACGTTCGTGGTGTGCCTGACGCAGGTGCGGACGTGGTCGAAGGCGCATCCGCAGCATCTTCCGCTGTTTCTCTTGATCGAGACGAAGGAAGGCGAGATGAAGGAGATGCCGGAGGCGGTGAAGACCGAGCCGTTTACGAAGGAGGTCTTCGATGCGCTTGATGCGGAGATTCTTTCGGTGTTTCCGAAGGACGAGATCGTAACTCCGGACGATGTTCGTGGGCGTGCGGCTACGTTGAACGCGGCGATCACGAAGAAGGGCTGGCCGACGCTCGAGAAGACGCGTGGCAAGGTGATCTTCCTGATGGACCAGAGGAAGGTCGAGGGGATCTATACGGATGGGCATCCTTCGTTGAAGGGGCGGATTCTGTTTACGAATGCGGAGCCGGGTCTTCCGGATGCGGCGTTTACGGAGGAGAACAACGGTTCGGCCGAGCGCATCAACGGCCTGGTGAAACAGGGCTATCTGGTGCGGACGCGTACGGATGAAGGCACGGAGGCGGCACGCACCAACGACACGTCGCGACGCGATCTCTCGCTGAGCACGGGTGCGCAGATCATCAGCACGGATTATCCCGGGTCGGAGCCTTCGCCGTGGACGCCATACGTCGTGAAGCTTCCGGATGGGCTTGCGGGGCGCTGCAATCCTTTGATTGCGCCGAAGGGGTGCGACGACCACTTGCTGGAACCGGTAAGATGA
- a CDS encoding GH92 family glycosyl hydrolase — MVSRRTFVGALSAGAAAVYARSAFALPVAKSEGAADHTKWVKLAIGTGGHGHTFPGATVPFGAVQLSPDTGASDWDHCSGYHYNDDSILGFSHTHLSGTGCIDMLDVLLMPATDDFKFDPKAGVDAKTSYRSKFSHADEVAVPGYYKVFLKDSKVTAELTATERTGMHRYTFPKSDKSVFLLDMMHTDPHQKDPVRWASLTVVGNDSIVGARCMDVWGKGRQIHFAMKFSKPFTSVDFYDDGVLVDDGSKVVKGKALRAVIHYKTTEKETILVKTGISGVSIDGAKANLAAEAPGWDFNGTRAAAHAMWQKALTRVDIAGGDEKYLEIYYTGLYHMMVAPTLFDDVDGKYRGMDDKVHQMAKGEHNFSTFSLWDTYRALHPMYTLMMSERVPALVNCLIRMANESPQGVPIWPLQGAETLCMDGYHSAPVVAEAVAKGFQGIDVKAAYEPFKKRALSDDYRGLGEYRKYGYVPCDTEDESGSKTMDYAYDDRAVAALAKAAGETADYELLMKQSKNFVNLYDKETGFIRPRYADGHWAGHPFNPKSINISGKRDYTEANAWQTTFLVQHNIPLLIETMGGNEKFIEKLDALFNQSSDLPPDMPPDVAGMVGQYAHGNEPSHHIAYMYNYAGAPEKTQSRIRSLLETQYDNKPDGMAGNEDCGQMSAWFCMSALGLYAVDPVSAMYDFGTPLFDKVSVSVGEGKKLVVEAKRESAKSMYLHGVTWNGASHAGLQIAHAQLAQGGTLVFQLGDAPAKA, encoded by the coding sequence ATGGTATCGAGAAGGACGTTTGTTGGAGCGCTGTCGGCTGGTGCGGCGGCGGTGTATGCGCGGAGTGCGTTTGCACTGCCGGTTGCGAAGAGTGAAGGCGCTGCGGATCATACGAAGTGGGTGAAGCTGGCGATCGGCACTGGTGGGCACGGACACACCTTTCCCGGGGCCACGGTGCCGTTTGGCGCGGTGCAGTTGAGCCCGGATACAGGCGCGAGCGATTGGGATCACTGTTCGGGGTATCACTACAACGACGATTCGATTCTGGGTTTCAGCCACACTCACCTGAGCGGTACGGGCTGCATCGACATGCTGGATGTGCTGCTGATGCCGGCGACGGACGACTTCAAGTTCGATCCGAAGGCGGGTGTGGACGCGAAGACCAGCTACCGGTCGAAGTTTTCGCATGCGGATGAGGTTGCGGTTCCGGGCTACTACAAGGTGTTCCTGAAGGACTCGAAGGTGACGGCGGAGCTGACGGCGACCGAGCGCACCGGGATGCATCGTTACACGTTTCCGAAGTCGGACAAGAGCGTGTTCCTGCTGGACATGATGCATACGGATCCGCACCAGAAGGACCCCGTCCGCTGGGCTTCGCTGACCGTTGTTGGAAACGATTCCATAGTTGGCGCACGTTGCATGGACGTGTGGGGCAAGGGGCGGCAGATTCACTTCGCGATGAAGTTCTCGAAGCCGTTTACGTCGGTCGACTTCTACGACGATGGCGTGCTGGTGGACGACGGGTCGAAGGTGGTGAAGGGCAAGGCTTTGCGCGCGGTCATTCACTACAAGACGACGGAGAAGGAGACGATCCTGGTGAAGACCGGGATCTCCGGTGTGAGCATCGACGGCGCGAAGGCGAACCTTGCGGCTGAGGCTCCGGGATGGGATTTCAACGGCACACGTGCCGCGGCCCATGCGATGTGGCAGAAGGCTTTGACGCGTGTGGATATCGCCGGTGGGGACGAGAAGTACCTGGAGATCTATTACACGGGGCTGTACCACATGATGGTGGCGCCGACGCTGTTCGACGATGTCGACGGCAAGTATCGCGGGATGGACGACAAGGTCCACCAGATGGCGAAGGGCGAGCATAACTTCAGCACGTTCTCGTTGTGGGATACCTATCGCGCGCTGCATCCGATGTATACGCTGATGATGTCGGAGCGGGTGCCGGCGCTGGTGAACTGCCTGATCCGCATGGCAAACGAGAGCCCCCAGGGTGTGCCGATCTGGCCGCTGCAGGGTGCGGAGACGCTGTGCATGGATGGATACCACTCGGCGCCGGTGGTTGCGGAGGCGGTGGCGAAGGGCTTCCAGGGCATCGATGTGAAGGCCGCTTATGAACCGTTCAAGAAGCGTGCGCTGAGCGACGACTATCGCGGTCTGGGCGAATACCGGAAGTATGGGTATGTGCCTTGCGATACGGAAGATGAGTCGGGCTCGAAGACGATGGACTATGCCTACGACGATCGTGCCGTGGCTGCGTTGGCCAAGGCTGCGGGTGAGACGGCGGACTACGAGCTGCTGATGAAGCAGTCGAAGAATTTCGTCAACCTGTACGACAAGGAGACGGGCTTCATCCGTCCGCGATATGCGGATGGACACTGGGCGGGTCATCCGTTCAATCCGAAGAGCATCAACATCTCGGGCAAGCGCGACTATACCGAGGCCAATGCCTGGCAGACGACGTTCCTGGTGCAGCACAACATCCCTCTGCTGATCGAGACGATGGGCGGCAACGAGAAGTTCATCGAGAAGCTGGATGCGCTGTTCAACCAGAGCTCGGACCTGCCGCCCGATATGCCACCCGATGTCGCGGGCATGGTGGGGCAGTATGCGCACGGCAATGAGCCGAGCCATCACATTGCGTACATGTACAACTACGCGGGCGCGCCGGAGAAGACGCAGTCGCGGATTCGGAGCCTGCTGGAGACGCAGTACGACAACAAGCCGGATGGCATGGCGGGCAATGAGGACTGCGGACAGATGTCGGCGTGGTTCTGCATGAGTGCGCTGGGGCTGTATGCGGTGGATCCGGTGAGTGCGATGTACGACTTCGGCACGCCGCTGTTCGACAAGGTTTCGGTTTCGGTGGGCGAGGGCAAGAAGCTCGTCGTCGAGGCGAAGCGGGAGTCGGCGAAGTCGATGTATCTCCATGGCGTGACGTGGAATGGAGCTTCGCATGCGGGGTTGCAGATTGCGCATGCGCAGTTGGCGCAGGGCGGTACGCTGGTCTTCCAACTGGGCGACGCACCGGCGAAGGCGTAG